The Hemiscyllium ocellatum isolate sHemOce1 chromosome 17, sHemOce1.pat.X.cur, whole genome shotgun sequence genome has a segment encoding these proteins:
- the LOC132823590 gene encoding putative nuclease HARBI1, with protein MAFPMGIPLYTIIVEDEEEEEQQRMEAKRIRQHGKRHHPTRYYPPQRIYRQRRSFEDLSEDLCIRRVRLSKGAIANLCELLREDLQPHSTARTALSVEMKVTTALNFFGTGSFQGATGNMCNISQGAVRAAIQQVTDVLFNRAPGFINFGITPRQQRERAKEFCYIAGFPKVQGAIGGTHVALKAPAEQPLIFVNRKGFHSLNVQIVCDAHQKILYVNAKHAGSCHDAVIVQHSTLPDLFHEDNHVQGWLLGDQAYALQTWLMPPLSQPKTQAEEAYNKAQAATRAVVERTIRLLKSRFRCLDRSSGALQYTPQRVARIVIACCVLHNFALQEGHLFNIDDEEPLLPEERELQAPPFEEDEQLEDSSLIAARAIQNRIVQEEFSH; from the coding sequence ATGGCATTCCCCATGGGCATTCCTCTCTACACAATTATTGTGgaagatgaggaggaggaggagcagcAGCGAATGGAGGCCAAGAGGATACGGCAGCATGGCAAAAGACATCACCCAACCAGGTACTATCCACCTCAGCGTATCTACAGGCAACGCAGGTCCTTTGAGGACCTGTCGGAGGATCTCTGCATTCGGCGGGTGCGATTATCTAAGGGTGCCATTGCCAATCTGTGTGAACTCCTTCGTGAAGATCTTCAGCCGCATTCCACTGCCAGGACAGCCTTGTCTGTTGAAATGAAAGTGACCACCGCTCTGAATTTTTTTGGCACTGGATCCTTTCAAGGTGCCACAGGGAACATGTGCAATATCAGCCAAGGAGCGGTGAGGGCAGCTATTCAACAGGTCACGGATGTGCTCTTTAACAGAGCTCCAGGATTCATCAACTTTGGCATCACACCGAGGCAACAGAGGGAACGAGCGAAGGAATTCTGTTACATTGCCGGATTTCCCAAAGTTCAAGGTGCCATAGGTGGCACCCATGTAGCACTGAAGGCACCAGCAGAACAGCCACTTATAtttgtgaataggaaaggattccACTCATTAAATGTTCAAATTGTCTGCGATGCTCACCAGAAGATCCTGTATGTAAATGCTAAGCATGCAGGAAGCTGTCatgatgctgtaattgtacagcaCTCAACTCTCCCTGACCTCTTCCATGAAGATAACCACGTTCAAGGATGGCTTCTTGGAGACCAGGCATACGCACTACAAACATGGCTCATGCCTCCACTCAGCCAACCGAAAACCCAGGCCGAGGAAGCGTACAACAAAGCACAGGCCGCAACGCGGGCTGTGGTGGAGAGGACCATAAGACTGTTAAAAAGCAGGTTTCGCTGCCTGGATAGATCCAGTGGAGCTCTGCAGTACACACCCCAAAGGGTGGCACGAATTGTCATAGCATGCTGTGTGCTGCACAACTTTGCGCTGCAGGAAGGCCACCTATTTAACATAGATGATGAGGAGCCGCTGCTGCCTGAGGAAAGGGAGTTGCAGGCCCCCCCGTTTGAGGAGGATGAACAGTTGGAGGATTCATCTCTGATTGCTGCGAGGGCCATTCAAAATCGGATTGTGCAGGAGGAGTTCAGCCATTGA